Within Thermodesulfovibrio thiophilus DSM 17215, the genomic segment ACTTGCATAGGCATTCGATGTTACTTTAAATATCTTTCCAAACCCTCCACTTGCTATAATTAATGCTTTTGATTCAAACACATGAATTGAGCCATTTTTTATATTCATTGTGATAATTCCCTGAACAGCATTGTTTTCAATTACAATGTCAAGAACCTGAAACTCCTGAAAGAACCTAACCCCATTGAGCTGTCCCTGTTCATATAATGCAAAAAGCACTGCATGCCCGGTTCTGTCTGCTGAATAACAGGCACGCCTTACAGGTGCAGCACCAAAATCCCTTGTGTGTCCACCAAATCTTCTCTGAGCGATTTTGCCCTCAGGAGTTCTTGAAAATGGAACACCCATGTGTTCAAGCTCTATAATTGTAGGAATGGCATCATAACACATTATCTCAATTGCATCCTGATCACCAAGAAAATCACTTCCCTTTACAGTATCATATGTATGCCACTCTGGATTGTCAGGCTCCTCATTGCCAAGAGCCGCACCAATTCCTCCCTGAGCCGCAGTGGAATGAGAACGGGTTGGATAAAGTTTGCTTAGCACAGCAACTGTACCGTGTTTAACACATTCAATCGATGCTCTAAGACCTGCAAGGCCTGAACCAATAATCACAGTGTCAAAGTAGTGCTTGTTAATCTCCATTAATTTTTTCCTCCATAACAGACTCTTTGCAAAAAGTAATTTATTTTGTATAATTTATAGCACAATGTCAAGATAGAGGAGATATTTAATTTGTCCACAGCGTGTCTGCACATACATGACACCATGATTTTCACTCATTCTACTAATAGTTTCATGAGTGACTCCAAAGCAGAAAATCATATTATCATTTTCATAGATTTTTCCGGTTTTCATAATCCGAAGCAGTTCAGTGAGTATTTAATCCAGAAGACAAAAAATCCCTTAAAAGCCTCAATTAATCTATTTTTTATGCTGCAATTATTATACTTAAAAACAATTTAAGGAGGTCAATATGGGCTATGTGCCAAGTCCGAGTTACAGTCTAATAGTACGGGTTGAGATTGAAAATAGAATTGGCATGTTTGCGAAAATAGCATCTGCCATAAGTGGAGCAGGCGGAGATCTGGGATCAATAGATATTGTAAAAGTAGAAAAAGGAAAAATAATCAGAGATATAACAGTAAATGCAAGAGATGCAGAACACGAAAAGAAAATCATTAAAGCTCTTAAAAATATTGAAGGAATTAAAATACTAAGAGTCATGGATCGTACATTTCTGGTCCACGAAGGAGGGAAAATTGGTATATATAATAAGGTAATAGTAAAAGTAAGGGAGGACCTCTCACGGGTTTACACTCCTGGTGTGGCTCGCGTCTGCCTTGACATTAACAAAAATAAAGAGCATGTTTATCGATACACAATAAAAGGTAATACAGTTGCGGTTATCACTGATGGAACAGCAGTTCTGGGACTTGGAAACATAGGACCGGATGCTGCCATGCCAGTTATGGAAGGTAAATGCATGTTATTCAAGGAATTTGGCGGAGTTGATGCCTTCCCAATCGCTTTGAGAACAACAGATGTTGATGAAATTGTAAGTATAGTAAAAAAAATCTCAACTCCTTTTGGTGGAATCAATCTTGAAGACATTGCAGCTCCCCGCTGTTTTGAAGTTGAACAGAAGCTCAGACAGGAGCTTGACATTCCTGTTATCCACGATGACCAGCATGGAACAGCAATAGTTACACTGGCTGCGTTGATTAATGTTGGAAGAGTCTTTAAAAGAGATATAAAAGAGTTCAAAATTGTAATAGCCGGTTCTGGCGCAGCAGGAACAGCAATAGCATACATGCTTCTTGACTATGGAGTGAATGATATCATTATATGCGATAGAGCTGGAATTTTATATGAAGGAAGAGCAGATGATATGGACCCTCATAAAGAAGAACTTGCCAGAAAAACAAATCCCCGTAAAATTAAAGGTAAACTGTCCGATGCTATAGAAGGTGCAGATGTATTTATAGGAGTATCCGCACCCAATATTTTAAAACCAGAGGACATAAAAAAAATGGCAAAAGACAGAGTTGTATTTGCCCTTGCAAATCCAGACCCTGAAGTAGCACCCGAGATTGCAATGCCTTTAGTAAGAATTATGGCAACAGGAAGGTCTGACTATCCAAATCAAATAAATAATGTTCTTGCATTTCCCGGTCTGTTTAAAGGCTTGCTTGAAGTGAGAGCTAAAGGAGTGGATAAAGAAATCTTCTTCGCTGCGGCTAATGCAATCGCAAACATAATAAAAGATGAAGAACTCAATGAAGATTACATAATTCCAAGCATATTCAACAAGAAGGTTGCTCAGGCAGTATCTCATGCTGTATCTGAAAAAGCCAAAAAACTAAAACTGGCAAGATAAATGTTGACTTTTTTAAAAAATTCTAATATTATCATTAAAAACTTTAAAACAGGAGGGGCAAAATGAAACGATTGGGATTTATGATTGTAATTTTAAGCCTGATATGTCTTTTGGCAGCGCCGTTGTTTGCAGCAGATGTAATAAAATTTGGTGCTGCAATATCTCTTACCGGTAAACTCGCAAAGGAAGGCAATCTTGTAAAAATGGGATATGAACTATGGAAAGAAACCGTAAACAAAAAAGGTGGAATCAAGATTGGCAATAAATACTATAAAGTTGATATCAAATACTACGATGATGAAAGCGATCCAAACAGAGCAGCAAAACTTGTAGAAAAACTAATCACTGAGGATGGTATCAAACTTATTTTAGGTCCTTATGGAAGTGAATCTGTTTTTTCAACCTCTGCCATTGCTGAAAAATATGGAGCATTGATGGTTCAGGGAGGAGCTGGAGCTGACAAGCTTTATACAAGAGGATTCAAAAATCTTTTTGGAGTCTATACAGTAGCAACCGAATATATGGATGATACTCTAAAAATGTTACAGAATAAAACTCCAAAACCAAATACTGTAGCAATTGTTTATTCAAATGACATCTTCTCAACACAGGTAGCCCAGGGAGCAAAAGCATCAGCTCAGAAATATGGTTATAAAGTTGTTTATTACAAAGACTATCCAAAGGGAACACAGGATCTCTCAACAGTAATAGTTGAAATTAAAGCAAAAAATCCTGATATTCTCATTGGATGCGGACATTTTCAGGATACAGTTGTAATAGTGAAACAGAGCAAAGATTATAAACTTAATCCAAAAGCAATAGCCTTTTCAGTTGGACCAACTCTTCCTGATTTTGTAACAGCTCTCAAAGGTGATGCAGAATACGTGTTTGGGTCTGCCCAGTGGACACCACCTTTAAAATATAAAGACCCTGTTTTTGGATCAAATGCAAACTTTGTCAAAGCCTTTAAATCAAAATTCCGTGTAGAACCAAACTATCATGCTGCAGGAGGAACAACAGCTGCCATAATTTTCCAGAGAGCAATTGAAAAAGCAGGCAGTTTTACCGATATAAATAAAATACGTCAGGCACTTTTAAGCTTTAATGAAGAAACCCTGTTTGGCAAAATAAGATTTGATTCAACCGGTAAAGTAGTAGGAAAAGGCATGCCAGTTATTCAGATCCTCAAAGGAACACAGAGAACCGTGTATCCTGACAATGTTGCTGAAACCAAGCCGGTTTATCCAAAACCAGCATGGAGATAAGTTGTGAGCCCAGGAGTTTTCCTGGGCTTTTTATTTTAATTTTTAGCGTGAGGTGAAAATGATAATTGTGCAAATTCTCATAAATGGACTGCTTCTTGGTGGATTTTACGCTGTTATTGGTGTGGGTTTTTCGCTTATATGGGGAGTAACCAACATTATCAATCTCGCACATGGAGCAATGGCTCTTCTGGGTGCATATATTACCTTTTTTTTATTTCAGGAGTATGGAATTGACCCATTTTTAAGTCTGCCATTCAGTTTTCTATGTCTTTTTATTTTTGGTTATATTTTGCAGAGGTTTCTTTTAAATCTTGTAGTAAGAGCCCAGATTTTCATGCTTCTTATTCTTACCTTTGGAATAGAGATATTTCTTGTAAACTTTATGACAACATTTTTTTCAGCTGACTTTCGATCAATAACACCTGAATATGCAGGCACAAGCTTTGTAATAGGAGATATCGTTATTCCCTATATAAGACTTGCAGTATTTGCAATATGCATCTTTGTAACATTTCTTTTAAGTTTATTCTTAAATAAAACCTGGCATGGAAAAGCGATAAAAGCAACATCTCTTGATTTAGATGCTGCGATGATGGTAGGAATAAGCCCTGCAAAAATCTATGCTTTAACATTTGCTATTGCTTCAGGAATTGCAGGAGTTGCAGGAAGTCTTTTACCACTAACTCAGGCTTTTTCACCAAGTATTGCAGGATCATTAACATTAAGAGCATTCACAGTGAGCATTTTAGGAGGACTTGGAAGAGTCGAAGGTGCCCTTATCGGCGGGATATTACTTGGAATTGCTGAAACATTAAGCTCCTATTTTATCGGAGAAAGCTATAAAAATGCGATTACACTTGGAATTATGGTGCTGGTTCTTGTTATAAAGCCCACTGGATTACTCGGGAAGAAATATTTTGCGGAGGTAAAACATTGATATGAAAAAAAGTATCCTTCTTTTTGGAATATTTCTTATCATAATGCTTTGCCTGCCTTTTTTCGTATCAGGCTACTGGTTAAGGGTGCTAACTCAGACTTTCATGTTTGCAGCTATTGCCACTGGAAGTAACATTATCATTGGATATACAGGATATCCAGCTTTTGGAAATATAGCATTCTTTGGTGTGGGAGCTTATGTAACTGGTGTATTAATGACAAAATTTGAAATTTCTTTTCTTGCCACTCTGCCATTCTGCGCGCTATCTGGATTTATAATTGCTGTACTTCTGGGAATACCTCTTTTAAGATTAAAAGGACACTACTTTGCAATAGCCACAATTGGTGTAATGGAAGCCATACGAGAAATCGTTGATAACATGACAGATATAACAGGTGGAGGGATGGGTTTAACTTTACCAATCATGGAAGGAGAACCAGCTTATATTTACAAATTCTTTTATTACACCATCATGTTAATAATGCTTTTTTCAATCGCTGTCGCATTTATAATATGGAGATCAAAGTTCGGATATGCTCTGAGAGCAATCAGAATTGATGAAGATGCGGCTTCAGTAATGGGAATAAACACCACTGTTTATAAAACTCTGGCATGGGCATTAAGCGCAGCTTTAGTGGGCATAGTAGGTGGAGCTTATGCATACTGGTTAACATATATAGACCCTCATACTGCATTTGAAACCACTTACTCTGTTAAAATGTTTGCAATGATATTACTTGGAGGAGCCACAACAGTTCTAGGTCCCATGATCGGTGCTTTTATTCTTGAACTAATTTCTGAGATTGTCTGGAGTAAGTTTATAGAAATTCATGGCATGATACTCGGTGCACTTATTGTATTCATTGTTCTTTTTATACCAAAGGGGCTGTTTGAAACATTTAAAGGTGGCTTTTCTTTGAGAAAAATTATTATTAATTTAAAAGAATATAGATTGTAAGAGGTCGAAAAGATGGTTATCCTTGAAACAAGAAATCTTGCAAAAAAATACGGTGGCGTTGAAGTATTAAACGATGTAAACCTTAAAGTTTACAAGGGAGAAATACTTGGAATGATCGGACCAAATGGTGCGGGTAAAACCACGTTAATGAATCTCATATGTAAACTAACAGATATAACAGCTGGGGAGATTCTTTACAAGGGAGAGATAATAAACAACAAAAAAACCTATGAAATAGCAAA encodes:
- a CDS encoding branched-chain amino acid ABC transporter permease encodes the protein MIIVQILINGLLLGGFYAVIGVGFSLIWGVTNIINLAHGAMALLGAYITFFLFQEYGIDPFLSLPFSFLCLFIFGYILQRFLLNLVVRAQIFMLLILTFGIEIFLVNFMTTFFSADFRSITPEYAGTSFVIGDIVIPYIRLAVFAICIFVTFLLSLFLNKTWHGKAIKATSLDLDAAMMVGISPAKIYALTFAIASGIAGVAGSLLPLTQAFSPSIAGSLTLRAFTVSILGGLGRVEGALIGGILLGIAETLSSYFIGESYKNAITLGIMVLVLVIKPTGLLGKKYFAEVKH
- a CDS encoding branched-chain amino acid ABC transporter permease, with amino-acid sequence MKKSILLFGIFLIIMLCLPFFVSGYWLRVLTQTFMFAAIATGSNIIIGYTGYPAFGNIAFFGVGAYVTGVLMTKFEISFLATLPFCALSGFIIAVLLGIPLLRLKGHYFAIATIGVMEAIREIVDNMTDITGGGMGLTLPIMEGEPAYIYKFFYYTIMLIMLFSIAVAFIIWRSKFGYALRAIRIDEDAASVMGINTTVYKTLAWALSAALVGIVGGAYAYWLTYIDPHTAFETTYSVKMFAMILLGGATTVLGPMIGAFILELISEIVWSKFIEIHGMILGALIVFIVLFIPKGLFETFKGGFSLRKIIINLKEYRL
- a CDS encoding amino acid ABC transporter substrate-binding protein, translated to MKRLGFMIVILSLICLLAAPLFAADVIKFGAAISLTGKLAKEGNLVKMGYELWKETVNKKGGIKIGNKYYKVDIKYYDDESDPNRAAKLVEKLITEDGIKLILGPYGSESVFSTSAIAEKYGALMVQGGAGADKLYTRGFKNLFGVYTVATEYMDDTLKMLQNKTPKPNTVAIVYSNDIFSTQVAQGAKASAQKYGYKVVYYKDYPKGTQDLSTVIVEIKAKNPDILIGCGHFQDTVVIVKQSKDYKLNPKAIAFSVGPTLPDFVTALKGDAEYVFGSAQWTPPLKYKDPVFGSNANFVKAFKSKFRVEPNYHAAGGTTAAIIFQRAIEKAGSFTDINKIRQALLSFNEETLFGKIRFDSTGKVVGKGMPVIQILKGTQRTVYPDNVAETKPVYPKPAWR
- a CDS encoding NAD-dependent malic enzyme, translated to MGYVPSPSYSLIVRVEIENRIGMFAKIASAISGAGGDLGSIDIVKVEKGKIIRDITVNARDAEHEKKIIKALKNIEGIKILRVMDRTFLVHEGGKIGIYNKVIVKVREDLSRVYTPGVARVCLDINKNKEHVYRYTIKGNTVAVITDGTAVLGLGNIGPDAAMPVMEGKCMLFKEFGGVDAFPIALRTTDVDEIVSIVKKISTPFGGINLEDIAAPRCFEVEQKLRQELDIPVIHDDQHGTAIVTLAALINVGRVFKRDIKEFKIVIAGSGAAGTAIAYMLLDYGVNDIIICDRAGILYEGRADDMDPHKEELARKTNPRKIKGKLSDAIEGADVFIGVSAPNILKPEDIKKMAKDRVVFALANPDPEVAPEIAMPLVRIMATGRSDYPNQINNVLAFPGLFKGLLEVRAKGVDKEIFFAAANAIANIIKDEELNEDYIIPSIFNKKVAQAVSHAVSEKAKKLKLAR